In Halobacteriovorax marinus SJ, the following proteins share a genomic window:
- a CDS encoding orotate phosphoribosyltransferase translates to MNCELEVADILLKSGCLQLRPSDPFHYASGLRGPIYCDNRQLLSLPAHRKKIVKYFIEKLNESGWGFDQLAGLATAGIPHCSFIAHEIDSPMIYIRSKAKGHGKQNQVEGKYSSGQSIVLIEDLINQGKSLQDALEGAIASGLKPVGVLSIVSYEMEQAKKVIEKFNIESISLTNFSTITSLALEQKLISAEEHVMLNSWQSDPVAWSSSLS, encoded by the coding sequence ATGAATTGTGAGTTGGAAGTTGCTGATATTCTATTAAAAAGTGGATGCTTACAACTTAGACCATCTGATCCTTTTCACTATGCATCTGGACTTCGAGGGCCAATTTACTGTGATAATAGACAGTTACTAAGTCTCCCGGCCCACAGAAAGAAAATTGTGAAATATTTTATCGAAAAGCTGAACGAGAGTGGCTGGGGCTTTGATCAATTGGCCGGACTCGCAACTGCGGGGATTCCTCACTGCTCTTTCATTGCTCACGAAATCGACTCCCCAATGATCTATATTCGCTCTAAAGCCAAGGGTCACGGGAAACAGAATCAAGTAGAAGGTAAGTACTCAAGTGGACAGTCTATTGTTTTAATTGAGGACCTAATTAATCAAGGCAAGAGCTTACAAGATGCCCTTGAAGGGGCGATAGCTAGCGGGCTTAAGCCTGTTGGGGTCTTAAGTATTGTGAGCTACGAGATGGAGCAGGCCAAGAAGGTTATAGAGAAGTTCAACATTGAGTCGATTAGTCTAACAAATTTTTCTACAATTACATCTTTGGCCCTTGAGCAAAAACTGATTTCTGCCGAAGAGCATGTAATGTTAAATTCTTGGCAATCTGATCCAGTGGCCTGGTCTAGCTCTCTAAGCTAG
- a CDS encoding citrate synthase, with protein MAGNAKLDLGDKTIELPVIEGSEGEKAIDISRLRAETGFITLDNGFVNTGSCTSAVTFLNGEKGILRYRGYPIEQLAEKSNFLEVSWLLYYGELPTKAQLENFEKKVASFNKLPEGLETIISTFPKTAHPMGVLSSATAALSAYYQDHLGPNPTDNDKEELFAQLLGQVKLIVARSYRNSQGLDPIESDSSLSYSKDFLNMMFGEADDEVAKALDVLLILHADHEQNCSASTVRVVGSSHANIFATISGGIDALWGQLHGGANQAVLEMLEEIKNAGGDAEKALEKAKDKEDPFKLMGFGHRVYKNFDPRAKIIKVQCDKVLEKLNVNDPLLTIAKGLEKQALEDEYFVKRKLYPNVDFYSGIIYKALGIPTNMFTAMFVLGRLPGWMSQWKELREDPAAKICRPRQIYTGATERNYKDLGER; from the coding sequence ATGGCAGGTAATGCAAAACTTGATTTAGGGGATAAGACTATCGAACTTCCTGTAATAGAAGGGAGTGAGGGCGAAAAGGCGATTGATATTTCTAGACTTAGGGCCGAGACTGGCTTCATTACTTTAGATAATGGTTTTGTAAATACTGGTTCATGTACTTCTGCAGTAACTTTCTTAAATGGTGAGAAGGGGATTCTAAGATATAGAGGATATCCAATCGAGCAATTAGCAGAAAAATCAAATTTCCTAGAAGTCTCTTGGCTACTTTACTACGGTGAGCTTCCAACTAAAGCGCAACTAGAGAACTTTGAAAAGAAAGTTGCTAGTTTCAATAAACTTCCTGAAGGGCTAGAGACAATTATCTCTACATTCCCAAAGACTGCTCATCCAATGGGTGTTCTATCAAGTGCAACGGCAGCTCTATCTGCTTACTACCAAGATCACTTAGGTCCAAACCCTACGGATAATGATAAGGAAGAGCTATTTGCCCAACTACTTGGTCAAGTTAAGTTAATTGTTGCGAGATCATATAGAAACTCTCAAGGACTAGATCCAATTGAATCAGATTCAAGTCTTTCTTATAGTAAAGATTTTTTAAATATGATGTTTGGAGAAGCAGATGATGAAGTTGCGAAAGCACTAGATGTTCTTCTTATTCTTCACGCTGATCACGAACAAAATTGTTCTGCTTCAACAGTGAGAGTAGTTGGTTCTTCTCACGCGAATATCTTTGCAACAATCTCTGGTGGAATTGATGCTCTTTGGGGTCAATTGCACGGTGGTGCTAATCAAGCAGTACTTGAGATGCTAGAAGAAATTAAAAATGCTGGTGGAGATGCTGAGAAAGCTCTTGAAAAAGCGAAAGATAAAGAAGATCCATTCAAGCTAATGGGATTTGGACATAGAGTTTATAAGAACTTTGATCCAAGAGCTAAGATCATCAAAGTTCAATGTGATAAAGTTTTAGAGAAGTTAAATGTTAATGACCCTCTTTTAACAATTGCAAAAGGACTTGAGAAGCAAGCACTAGAAGATGAGTACTTCGTAAAGAGAAAGCTCTATCCAAATGTAGACTTCTACTCAGGAATCATCTACAAGGCACTAGGTATCCCAACGAATATGTTCACAGCAATGTTCGTACTGGGAAGACTTCCTGGTTGGATGTCTCAGTGGAAAGAGCTGAGAGAGGATCCTGCGGCGAAGATTTGTCGTCCAAGACAGATTTATACAGGTGCAACTGAGCGTAATTACAAAGATTTAGGGGAGAGATAA
- a CDS encoding small ribosomal subunit Rsm22 family protein, whose amino-acid sequence MKFTFKELRSSLLVPSISDHSVVQNLTAVSKGFTSQRSKIKEYVMDREMVSAYTLFYLPSNIPKLEFVFDMLSDDVKESIKSSTIVDLGTGPGTFAFALDEYFDGDVEVVGVDTSELMVEQAQKINECLYKNQKISFRSTMPKSFKGETLLLGHSLNEMGIEKLMDLVKLHAPENLIIIEPGTSAMFTEVLKLREQMRELGFQCAFPCANIESKCPVQKKIEEGQEDWCHQVLRMTHEVDFERLSQIAKLDRKTMPLIAHVYTKTNLKGPKRARMVRFLRESKFSFDWEVCFESEGELKMATFEVLKKTLSKKEVKSLQKISVGIDFDYEIMKEINSGHFKVKLL is encoded by the coding sequence ATGAAATTTACATTTAAAGAACTTCGAAGTTCACTTCTGGTTCCGTCTATCTCTGATCACAGTGTTGTTCAAAATCTAACGGCGGTTTCAAAAGGCTTTACTTCACAGCGATCAAAAATAAAAGAGTATGTTATGGACCGAGAAATGGTTTCTGCCTACACGCTCTTTTACTTACCTTCGAATATACCAAAATTAGAATTTGTTTTTGATATGCTAAGCGATGACGTTAAAGAGAGTATCAAGTCGTCGACAATTGTTGATCTTGGGACAGGTCCTGGGACATTTGCTTTTGCTCTTGATGAGTACTTTGACGGAGACGTGGAAGTTGTAGGAGTAGATACAAGTGAGCTCATGGTAGAGCAGGCCCAAAAGATTAACGAATGTCTTTATAAGAACCAGAAGATCTCCTTTAGATCAACTATGCCTAAGAGCTTTAAAGGTGAAACTCTGCTTCTTGGTCACTCATTGAATGAGATGGGTATTGAGAAGTTAATGGATTTAGTTAAGCTTCATGCACCAGAGAATTTAATTATCATTGAGCCAGGAACAAGTGCTATGTTCACTGAGGTGCTAAAGCTTAGAGAGCAAATGCGCGAGTTAGGATTTCAATGTGCATTTCCTTGTGCAAATATTGAGTCTAAGTGCCCTGTGCAAAAGAAGATTGAAGAAGGACAGGAAGATTGGTGCCATCAAGTTCTTCGGATGACTCATGAAGTAGATTTTGAAAGACTTTCACAGATTGCTAAGCTTGATCGCAAGACCATGCCTCTCATTGCTCATGTTTATACGAAGACAAACTTGAAAGGGCCTAAACGTGCTCGTATGGTTCGTTTTTTAAGAGAGTCTAAGTTCTCCTTTGATTGGGAAGTTTGCTTTGAGAGTGAAGGGGAGCTTAAGATGGCCACCTTCGAAGTTTTGAAGAAAACTCTGAGTAAGAAAGAAGTAAAATCTTTACAGAAGATTTCTGTCGGAATTGATTTTGATTATGAGATAATGAAAGAAATTAACTCTGGTCACTTTAAAGTGAAATTACTCTAG
- a CDS encoding LysR family transcriptional regulator → MLPSSNDIQYFLEVAKTLNLSRSAERLGVTQPTLTLAIKRLESSLGVSLLVRSKTGVTLTRHGESFQRESKKFLEEWFELKSKIIKEKDDIRGIYSIGVHPSVALYTVGDFLPDLYRKHPHLEVSLFHDSSRIVTEQVISHQLDMGIVVNPVNHPDLVIIKLISDEVTLWESLNNKNNDVLLCDPDLTQTSSLMQKIKKQRNDFKRIIHSDNLEVLRDLVESGAGVGILPGKVVGTSNKKLVSLENAPVFKDNICLIYRADRVKTRASELLISTIKKLKQ, encoded by the coding sequence GTGTTACCTAGCTCTAATGACATACAATACTTTTTAGAAGTTGCAAAAACATTGAACTTAAGTCGATCGGCCGAAAGACTTGGAGTGACTCAACCAACGCTTACTCTTGCAATAAAGCGCTTAGAGAGCTCTCTTGGGGTTTCTCTCTTAGTTCGTTCAAAAACAGGAGTGACTCTTACAAGACATGGGGAGAGCTTTCAAAGAGAATCAAAGAAGTTCCTTGAAGAGTGGTTTGAATTAAAGTCAAAAATTATTAAAGAGAAAGATGATATTAGGGGAATCTATTCAATTGGAGTTCACCCTTCCGTAGCTCTTTACACAGTTGGAGATTTCCTTCCTGATCTTTATCGTAAGCACCCTCATTTAGAAGTAAGTCTATTTCACGACTCGAGTCGCATTGTCACAGAGCAGGTGATTTCTCATCAATTAGATATGGGAATCGTTGTAAACCCTGTCAATCACCCGGATCTTGTTATCATAAAATTAATCAGTGATGAGGTGACTTTGTGGGAGAGTTTAAATAATAAAAATAATGATGTTCTCTTATGTGATCCAGACTTAACTCAAACATCTAGTCTTATGCAGAAAATTAAGAAGCAGAGAAATGATTTTAAAAGAATTATTCACTCTGATAATTTAGAAGTTTTAAGAGATCTGGTTGAAAGTGGTGCCGGAGTTGGAATTCTTCCTGGTAAAGTAGTAGGAACATCCAATAAGAAATTAGTTAGTCTAGAAAATGCACCTGTGTTTAAAGATAATATCTGTCTTATATATAGAGCTGATAGAGTAAAGACTAGAGCAAGTGAATTACTTATCTCGACGATAAAGAAATTAAAGCAATAA
- a CDS encoding type B 50S ribosomal protein L31 translates to MKTGIHPEYRDVLFFDVSCDKKFVIKSTIQTDLTETFEGQEYPLVKLDISSESHPFYTGTQKIVDSEGRIEKFRKKFGGAYASKLKK, encoded by the coding sequence ATGAAAACAGGTATTCACCCAGAGTACAGAGACGTTTTATTTTTTGACGTATCATGCGACAAGAAATTTGTAATCAAGTCTACTATCCAGACTGATTTAACAGAAACTTTTGAAGGTCAAGAGTATCCACTAGTAAAACTAGATATCTCTTCTGAATCTCACCCATTCTATACTGGAACTCAGAAAATCGTTGACTCTGAAGGACGTATCGAAAAATTCAGAAAGAAATTCGGTGGAGCATACGCTTCAAAACTTAAGAAGTAA